GATTTATAAAAAAGCCGACTTATTTTTAAGACGGCTTTTTTAAAATTTTATATAAGAATCCCACTCTTCTACGATGCTTCGCATCGGGTGGGTTCCCGAAAACCTTGTTGTTTCACAATAAAAAAAGAGATTTCAGATGAAATCTCTTTAAATTTTTATTAGCATCCGCATCCACAACCACATGAACATTCATTATGATTTCTATTTTGGTATCTTTGTTCAACTATATCCCAGTTTACAACTTTCCACCATTCTTTTAAATATTCTGCTCTTCTATTTTGATATTTTAAATAATAAGCATGTTCCCAAACATCATTGCCTAAAAGAATTATCTTACCACAAGAAATAGGGCAGTCTTGGTTTGGAGTAGTAATTACATCAATATTTCCTTCTTTATCAGAAATTAGCCACACCCAACCTGAACCAAATTGTCCAGCACCTTTTTTGTTGAATTCTTCTTTAAATGCTTCAAAGTTTCCAAATTTTTCATCTATTTTTTTAGCTACTTCTCCAATAGGTTCTTTTGATCCACCTGGTGTCATGCTTTCCCAGAAAACATTGTGGTTAAAAACTCCACCAACATTATTTTTTATTCCATTCTTTTTATCTTCTGGAGCATGATCTAAATGTGTTAATATTTCTTCTAATGAAGCTTCTTCAAACACTGTATCTTTAATTAAGTTATTTAAGTTGTTTACATAAGTTTGATGATGTTTATCATGATGAAATTCCATAGTTTCCTTGTCTATAACAGGTTCTAGTGCATCATAAGCATAATTTAATTTTACTAATTCAAAAGCCATTTTTTTCCTCCTAAAATTTTCATTATTATTTAAAAACTTATTAGTTTTTCAAGTCTAATTTACCCATAGGAATACCTTTAAAACTTTAATAATTATTATCAATAAAATAAGGTTTTATATAATAAAACTTTGCTATTGAAGTTTTTTAAAAATGTGATATACTATGAACTGGAGGTATTTATGAAAATTATAATTGTTGGAGCAGGTAAAGTTGGAGAATATTTATTTAACGATTTAAATACAGAAGATAATGATATTATTTTAATAGAAAAAAGACAAGAAATTCTGAATGAAATGTTATCTAAATATGACATTATGGGGATTTTAGGAAGTGGTACAAATTTTGAACTTTTAGATGAAGCAGGAGTAAAAGATAGTGATGTTTTTATTGCTGTAACTGATAG
Above is a genomic segment from Parvimonas micra containing:
- a CDS encoding superoxide dismutase, with the translated sequence MAFELVKLNYAYDALEPVIDKETMEFHHDKHHQTYVNNLNNLIKDTVFEEASLEEILTHLDHAPEDKKNGIKNNVGGVFNHNVFWESMTPGGSKEPIGEVAKKIDEKFGNFEAFKEEFNKKGAGQFGSGWVWLISDKEGNIDVITTPNQDCPISCGKIILLGNDVWEHAYYLKYQNRRAEYLKEWWKVVNWDIVEQRYQNRNHNECSCGCGCGC